Below is a genomic region from Vibrio cortegadensis.
GCCACTGAAACTGATATACAAAATCTAGCTATATCTGAAAAACAAGCTGTATCTCAAAAACTAACCATCGGTATCACACTTCAGCCTTATTACAGCTATGTAAAAGCCGTTGTTGGTGACAGAGCAACGATTCTTCCTTTGGTTGATGCAGGGTTCAATCCACATAATTACTTGCCACAACCTAATGACTTGCGCCGACTCGCGCAGATGGATGTCATCGTAATTAATGGTATCGGACATGATGATTTTGCTCTTAAAGTCATCGATGCTGCCAATCGAACCGATCTTGTGGTGTTGAAAGCAAACCAAGACGTGCCGTTACTGCCTGCGATGGGACAATCTGTCGGTAAAGGTGCGGTAAACCCACATACTTTTGTAGGCCTGTCGACCACCATTCAGAAGGTGTACACCATCGCCAGTGAGCTATCGAAAATCGATCCTGAGAACGCAAGCTTCTATCGTAAAAATGCACGTAAATACGCAAAGATGTTCCGCTTGATGAAGCGCGAAGCAATGTTATCACTTGGAGAGCTTGATACGGCTGGAATGAAAGTGGCCACAACACACAATGCATACGGCTATATCCTACAGGAATTTGGTGTGGATGTTGAAGCAGTGATTGAGCCTGCTCACGGCGTAGAACCGAGTGCTAGCCAGCTACAAGATACGATCGAAAAGATCAAAGCATCCGATATCGATGTGCTTTTCTATGAATTGAATATGCCAAATCGTTTTGTCGATACCATTGAGCAGGCGACTGGGGTTCAACTCTATCGTTTTTCCCATATGACCCATGGGCCGTATGAAGACGACAAAGTCGAAGTCGAAATGAAAAAGAACTTACAAACATTAATTGAAGCGATGAAGTTTGCGGCTGCGAGAGATAAATCATGATGCAGGATCTCAATGCTAAAAAATACCCATCTCAAGGGCCAAAGATTGAACTCAAACAGGTTGGATTAAGTTATGACGATAATGTGATCTTAGAGCAGATTAATTTGTCACTTGATGCAGGAAAGAGTCATGTAATCATGGGCCCGAATGGCGGAGGTAAGACATCTCTATTACGTTCGATTTTGGGTTTTACGCCTTTTAAAGGACACATTGATATCCAGTGGCCAGAGCAAATTGGCAAGATAGGTTACGTGCCACAAAAAGCGATGTTTGAATCAAGTCTGCCATTAACGGTGATGGATTTCATTCTGCTTAATCAAACTCGTTCGCCACTGTTTTGGAAGCGTAACCGAAAGCATACCGCACATGCACTAGAGCAGTTAGATCGCGTTGGAATGGCGGGTCGAGCAGATCGCCGAATGGGGCAGCTTTCCGGTGGAGAACAGCAGCGCGTTTTGTTCGCCCAAGCGTTGCTCGATGATCCGCAATTATTAGTTTTAGATGAACCAACCACAGGGATGGACGAGCAGGGGGTTCGCTACCTAGAGTCTTTGATTCATGAATATGTGGCGGATGGGAAAACCGTGCTTGCAGTACATCATGATGTCTCAGCAGTAAGACGTTTAGAAGCGCAAGTTCATGTGGTGAATCGATACTTGGTCGATAGTGGAAGTTATCAAGAGGTACTGCAACCTGAAAAGATTGAGCGATTGTTTAATCATTACAGCGCCCCTGAAATAGCAATACCTTCAGATGATTCAAAAACGACGAACCAAAAAGAGGTGGCGTAATGGAGTGGTTACGACAACTTGCACAAATGGCTGTTGAAAATGGTTGGCTCAGTAACAGTTTTTCGTATGCATTCATGGTTAATGCAGTGGTTGCTGCATTCTTGTTAGGGCCATTATTAGGTGGTTTGGGCACGTTGGTGATTGCAAAGCGTTTAGCCTTTTTCTCTGAAGCGGTGGGCCATGCGGCTTTAACGGGTATTGCGCTTGGAGTATTGCTTGGAGAGCCCGCCGAAAATCCTATTATAGGTCTGTTTAGTTTTTGTATGATTTTTGCCTTGTTACTTCACTTTGTCCGTAATCGTACCAACGTGCCATATGACACATTAGTCGGCGTCTTTCTTGCCTTAGCTCTGGCTGTGGGTGCCGCTTTATTAATGTATGTCGCAAGGAAGATTAATATACATATGTTAGAGAACGTGCTGTTTGGCTCTATTCTAACCGTGACGGATCAAGACATTATTGTCCTTGCGATATGCTGCTTGGTGATCACTCTACTGCTCATCCCAACCTTTAACCGAATCTTGTTGACCTGCATCAGCCCTGATATTGCAAGAGTGCGTGGTTATAACACGAATTTTTATGACTACTTGTTCGTGATAATGATTACGCTAGTGACGATCGCATCAGTAAAAATTGTTGGAGCGGTATTAGTTGGCGCTCTGCTGCTTATTCCAGGCGCAACGGCTCGTTTACTTACAAAAAGAATGGGGAGCTTTGTTCTATTGTCCGGAGGTTTAGCAACAATCGCTTGCGTTGTCGGTACTGTATTACCAATGGAACTTGAATTGCCTGTCCCTTCTGGAGCATCGATTATTATCGTCTCGGCAAGCTTCTTTTTAAGTGCAACTGTCTACCGAATAGCGAAAAAGGCGTAATGATGAAACGTAAAATGATTGGGGCAATCACTACGAGTTTGGCTCTGATGAGTGCATTACTAAGCCCAAACCTCCTTGCTGCCGATATTCTCACAGCAACTCCCGTTACTTATATGCTTGCAACAGAGTTAACTAAAGATACCAGCATAACCACCACATACTTGCCACCTAAGCGTTATGGGATAGAGAGGCTACCCAATTGGTTCGCTGGGAAAGGGCAAGATCAAGTACTACAGCAGGCGAAACCCGCCAGTGTCGCCATCACTCTTAGTGCTATTTGGCGACAAGAACCATTGTTTAAATTGGCTCGTCAAGGGAACATCCGTCTCGTTGAAATCGATGCATCGCAAGCCATCTCCCCAAGGTCTCAAGGCGTAGCCGCGTTAACCTTGCCCGATGGAGAGGTATCTAAATATTCGTGGTTAAACCCAACTAACTTGAATCGAATGTCCGCAATCGTAAGTGATGACCTCAAACGATTATGGCCAGAAAAAGCGAACCAAATAGAGAAGAATCATCAACAATTTATGTTATCGGTGAGGCACCTTATTAATGCCCAACAAAAGACATTAATTGATTCGGAGATTGATTCAGTTCTTTTACTTTCATCGTCACTCGAAGATTTTGCTTCAGGTAATCAACTGTTTGTCGTCGATCGTTTAACGAAAGCCGAGTTGGAATGGACTAAAGCTGAGGAGCAAATAATAGAGCGCAGCATCAAAGAGGATCCGAACTTATGGATATTAACCTCTTCCAAACCATCAAAAAAACTGCGGAAGTTGGTGCCAGATAACCGTATTTTGCAGATTGATACTGTTGATCGTTGGGGGCGTGCCGGAATTAGCGTCGAAAATCCATTGGAGCGGTGGATGATACCAACCACACATTAGTCACAGGAAATTCTTTGTTTGTGAATGTGACATTATGGTTGTCTAACTTCGATTTAAACGTGAGGTCGCTCTTTTTCAAAGTATTGACTGAATATTTATGAGAGTTAAATCACATTTGATATTGCTCTAACACGATGATTTGAATGATAAATGGTCAAGTTGGCGATGATTTCAGCAAACGATCAAAAACTGTGAATTTATGCTTGCACGGATAGGGAACAGTCGCTATTATCTATCTCGTTCCCAAGGGAAAGCCCGCTTAGCTCAGTTGGTTAGAGTACTTGCATGACATGCAAGGTGTCACTGGTTCGAGTCCAGTAGCGGGCACCAAATTCGACGAAATAGCCCACCTAGTGTGGGCTTTTTTGTGCCTGTAATTCCTTGTTTTATCAGATGCTTAGCTAACTGTTGTGGTTTGCTTTGCGGATCAATTTAGTCTCAAACATTGTTTATTTCCAATCAGCTGGTCGAAATTGCGCGATACTCATCACAATTACTAATGCTTTTCTAATACTTAATCGTCATATGCAACCAACCGATATATTATCAAGTCTAATTGATATATGGGTTGGTTTATGTCGATAAATACTTCTTTTTACAACAAAAACGCTGTTCAGCTAGCCACAAAATATGACTCTTTAGCATTTGAAAATGTTCACGGTTCGTGGTCTATGTATTGGCCTTGTAGAGATGCAAAGGTTCTTGATATCGGTGCAGGCTCAGGGCGTGATGCTAGATGGTTTGCAAAGCAAGGTTGCTCGGTTATAGCCGTTGAACCAGCAAGTGAATTTCGTCAATTAGGAACCTCAAACTCCTCTTCTCAAATTCAGTGGTTAGATGATTCATTACCTGCTTTAGCCAACACAAGAAACGTATGTCAGCAATATAATTTGATTTTGGTTTCAGCAGTATGGATGCACTTAAATTCAATGGAACGTGAAGAGTCGCTTGTCGTACTGTCTGAACTTCTTTCTGATAATGGAAAACTGATTATCACATTGCGCCATGGTGGTTTTGATGATGGACGCAATGCTTACAACGTTTCTGTCGAACAGCTAGAGAAATTAAGTATAGTTTCAAGACTGGCTGTATGTCATGTAGCTAAAGGCGCAGATTCTTTGAATAGAAGGAATGTTTCTTGGCAAACCGTGGTGTTAGAACACGCAAGCGCTAATAATGATAAGGGCAGTTGATGGCATTAGAATACTATTTAGAGTGCTTTCAAAACCTGAAAATGAACAGTGCTGGCGGCAAAAAAAGTCCTCATAAAGTGTGTATGCTGCTTGCTGTTATGGACTTGATTCAAGCAGGGCACATAGCAACCAACAAGATCTGTTTGAATCAAATTCTTAAAGATCAGTTCACTCATCATTTTGATAATCTAGCCCAGAGTAAAGATAAAAACACACCCGAAAATCCTTTCTTTCATTTAAGAAGTGAAGGCTTTTGGTATCTTTCTTACCATGACGGTTACGATCAAGCCTCAACCAGTCGCTATTCAGCAAAAGCAGTCTCTTATGCGTATATTGACGATGAACTGTTTAGCTATATGAAAAGTTATATTGTTTCTAATGAGCTAAAAGAGGGACTTGTCTCGAATCTATCGGATTTAGCGACGCTATATCATCAGTGGTTGATTGATATTGGAAAGTCTGAAAAAACAGCGAGTAATTATCTTGGAGCGATAAGAGGTTCGATATCTAATTGGTTGATGGAGGAGGGTGAATTAGAAGTGCCACTCACTGATGTCAATTCATATCGTAAATTTGTCAGTTATGAAGAGAAGGCAAGAAAACTGGAACAGTTTCAAATTCGTGATTCTAGAGGGAAGGGGATGTATAGCGCCGCTTTATCCCACTATCACAAGTTTTTAGCTGATTTATCCCAAGTTGACGTTAATGCAGATATCAAGCAGGTTATGACTGATAAGACTCTGTCTGAAACCGAAAAGACCATCTTGGTTAATACAAGGGTCGGGCAAGGACATTTCAGATCCAAACTGATTCAAATGTGGGGTGGTTGTGCCGTTACAGGCTATCGTAATACTCAGTTGTTATTGGCATCACACATTAAACCTTGGCGAGACTCTAACAACGAGGAACGCTTAGACAGGTTCAACGGTTTATTGCTTCTAGCCAACCTAGATAAAGCCTTTGATCTTGGTTTCATCTCCTTTGATGATCACGGAAAGGTTCTCATCTCTAGTTACTTGGAATCGCCAGATGTGATTGGTTTAAAAGAGGATATGTCGTTCAATATCATGCCAGATCACAAGCCATACCTTAGATATCATCGAGGGGAGCTATTTAAAGGGCTTTAATTAGTTGATTCAATACTTTGTGCTGACTGGCACATAAATCTCGGTCATTAACCTCTATAATTGTGAATAATTAATCAGAAGAGGGAATGCCGATGCTCAATGAAAATCATGCCTTTATTTTAGATTTTCCAGATCTTAAATTAGACATTGTTCAGCTCAATCATGATGACCCTACATTTAAAGCCGACCTACAAAAATACCACCTGTTAGACTACAACATCCGTGAACTTGAAGTTTCCGGTAGCCCAATTGATGACGAAAATATGCATACACTTAAGCTTCAGAGAATGGAGTTGAAAGATTTACTGTATCAGCAACTAACAAAACATCATCAAGAGGCAAAGCAAGAATAACATCGTTTCTGGTTAACTCGATATCAATGAGTTTTAAGCCTTTTTAAAGATATTCGATAGCTTTTGTAGTCACTAATGCCCAGTAGTCATTTACTGGGCATTAATCGTAAATGCTAAGATAAATTTTGCCAATATCTCAACCCTTCCAAAACGCCTTGAGCATGAGTTGCTTGGCTTGTGTATACATTTTCCCTACTGCTAAGGTGAGCCACTTCTTGGTAGTGGTTAGCGACTAAAATAGCATTAATGCCGTCAATTGTGAGCATAGACGTATCATTGGCAGAGTCACCTGCAACACACACTTCTTCAGGCGTTAAATTGTTCTTTTCTAAAAGGTAATGAATGGCTGCGGCTTTTGTAATACCTTTTGGTGTTATATCCAGAAACCATCCATGAGAGTAGGTAAGACTAACATGAATAGCGTTGTCTTTTAATGCGCTCTCAAGTTCAGCGAATTGATGCTCGTTTATCGTCCCTTCTATGGTGATTTTGTAGGGGCTCTGATGTTGCTCACTGCATTGACCTAAAAAATCGAAGTTTTGAATGACAGCTTCAACTTTTGGCTTGTTCCATGTTGATTGGAGCTTATTCTGCCAGGCTAAATCGACATCAAAATTGTGATGAATTTGAGTCCCGATATCACTGATGATGCAATAGGGAGAGAGGTAGTTATCACCTGCTAGTCCCTCTTTTATAGAAGGTAACGTTCTACCTGTGGCGATGACAAAATGCAGATCAGGCTGCTCGCTTAGGTAATTGGAAAGCTGAGTCACACCCATTGATGATCCTCCGTCAAGAGTCCCATCAAAATCACATATCAACATCTTAATCATCGGCTGAATACCACTCTAGAAAACTATAGAAGCGAAAAATCGCACTGTAATTATCTAGATTGGATCAACTCAGTTTTAGAAACAAGCACTTGTGCTGTGAATTACTTCATAATATGACGCAACCTATCTAAATAGCATAAACCGTTGGAAAATCGAGAGTAGGATGCGATTGAACAAATGTCTGGTGACCATAAACGTGTTCAATCATTGTGGGTGTGATCGCCTCCCAAGGTGTTCCGTCAGCTTGAAGCTTGCCACTCTTTAACACAATAACTCGATCTGAATATTGCGCGGCTAAATTTAAGTCATGCATCACTATGATGACCGCAGCCCCCTCATTTGCTAACTGGCGTGCTAAGCGAAGGGTGTTATGTTGGTGGGCAAGATCCAATGCAGAGGTCGGTTCATCAAGCATGATGATCTTACGTGAACTTTGGCTGACTTGCGTTAGCACTCTCGCAAGATGAACTCGCTGTTTTTCACCTCCAGAAAGTGAAGGGTAGAGCCTCTGCGCCAAATGACCAATGCCCGTTTTTTCCATCATGTTTGAAGTTATGGCTTGCAGTTCTTTGTTCGGCAACTCTAAAGGTAAGCCGCCAAGTTCGACAACTTCCTGCGCATTAAAAGCGAAAGATAAAGTGCTATGTTGCGGAAGGACACCTAACTGCTTTGCAAGATTTTGGCTATTCCAACGCTGTTTATGCTGATCAAAATAGTGAATATTGCTATTACTTTCGATCTCGCCACACAGAATTTTTAAGAGTGTGCTTTTTCCTGCACCATTGGGTCCAAGTAAGGTCGTTACTTGCCCACATTGAAGTTCAATATCGACATTATCCAAAATCAATTGGTTGTTTATTTGATAGGAAATATTAGATGCGGAAATCGCGGTTGAATGGGAGTTCATTAAATTTTTCCCCTTTGCGTGAACAGTAAATACAAAAAGAAAGGGGCACCGATGATGGCGGTAACAATCCCTACTGGAAGCTCTGCAGGGCTGACCGCAACTCTTGCAAACATGTCAGCACCAGTCAGTAATAACCCACCGAGTAAGGCCGATAATGGAAGTAAAGTTTTATGGTTTGGACCAGCAAGCATTCGGCCAAGGTGGGGGATAATGAGTCCGATAAATCCGATCATTCCAGATAAACTGACAGTGATCCCAACGCCGACAGCGCTCAGTACGATCATCCGCTTTTTAAGTGACTGAACATTAACACCCAGGTGCTTGGCTTCCGCTTCCCCCAGAAGAAGAGCATTGAGGCCAGATGCATTTCTGATGAATATCGTTAGCAATATCAGAAGGCCAACAGAGGCGAAGATTAAATCAGTCCATTTAGCACCGGCAAGCGATCCCATTGACCACAAAGAGAGGTCGCGCAGCATTTGATCGTCGGCGATAAAGTTTAAATAACCGATACCCGCACCAGAAAGCGCACTGATAGCCACGCCAGCCAATAGCATTACGGTTATCGACGTTCCGAACTTACTGGTACCTAGACGATAGACTATCAATGTCGTTATTGCGCCACCAAGAAAAGCAAAAACTGGCACGGCAGCAAAATCCATCAGCATTGGATATTCTTGAGCTACGGATGAAAACAGCACGATCGCAAGTGCTGCCCCTAATGCCGCCCCGGCAGAAACGCCAATAATCCCCGGCTCCGCTAGTGGGTTACGAAATAGCCCCTGCATGACAACCCCTGATATCGCTAATATTGCTCCGACCAACATGCATAGCAAGGTTCTTGGCAAACGTACTTGGTGAATGATGAGATCAACATGGGCAGGAGTGCCCGATAGCCATGGATTAAGGCTACTGAAGCTATCGAACAATGTAATTGCCATTGGGCCCGTTGCTATAGAACTTAAAGCAATAAACAGAAGCAGAGCCCCGTTTATCCACAACAGTTTTGAATATGAGATGTACTTTAACAACATAGTGATAGCTTATTGGTATAGAAGGGTGTTTAGACGTTCTGCTTCGTCGAGAGTTGCAAGACCTAAGCCGCCGACCAAAGCTGAACCTTTAATTCCGATGACTTGTTTGTGCTGACCTGCTGGAGTCGATGATAAGGTTGGAATTGACTTGATAATATTGTCGATACCTTCGAGTTTTTTGATGCTGCGATTGCTCACTAAAATCACATCTGGTTGCATTAAAAGCATGGCTTCCATTGACACTGGCTTGAACGATGAGATTGAATCGCTTGCCGGGTTTATGCCGCCAGCTAGGCGTATAAGCTCATCCATGGTGGTTTCTTTACCAGCAACATAAGGCGCTCTGCCTTCATGAAGTAATAAATAGATAACTTTTTTCTGTTTGCTATCCTGTGGAATATTGCTATTTAGTTTCGCTACTTTTTGATTAACCGTTGCTTTGATGCTGGCGGCTTTTTGGGTCTGGTTGGTTATTTTTGCAATCTCATCAATGCGATCTAATAAGCCTTGAATGGTAGGCTTGGTGTTCACCACATTGACATTGATGGATGACTGCGCCAATAAATCGAGTGTCGATTGAGGCCCCATTTCATCCGAGCCAATAATGCGCGTCGGCTTTAATGCTAAAAGTCCCTCTGGAGACAGCTGTCGATGATAGCCAATTTTCGGCATGTTTTCGGTTTGAGGCATTTTACTTGTGACATCCACGGCAACCAGCGACTCTTGAGCGTCTAGGGCAAAAATCAGTTCAGTTACAGCGCTGCCTGCACTAATAATTCGCTCCTTCGCAAATGCGGCTGAGGGAGCAGATATGAATGTGAGAGCCAAAACTAAAGAGGCAAGGTTACGGGATGTTTTGAGGTTGTTGAGCATTCTATTTTTCGTCCATTAGAATTTGAGTCGCTTTAATATTATTGTCTTGTAAGAAAGCGAGTAATTTAACCATATGCTGAATTTCAGCGGCTTTGTCTGATGCGATGACGACTTGAAACTTCGGCTTGGTTTTCACTTGTTCAAGCAGTTCCGAAGTGAAGCTTTGCCATGTCAGAAAGGATTTGCCATTCAACCCCCAGTAGGGATCTTCTTGTAATATGTTGATGGTGATGGACTGACTATCAACCTCAGAAACGGACTCGGTATCTGCCGACGGTAGGTTAACTTCCAGAGATTGAAGTTTGACTGTCGCGGTTAGAAGTAGAAAAACCATTACAATGAAAATGATGTCTAAAAGGGGCGTTAAATCGGGCTGCTGTGATTCTGACGCCTCGATGTGAGGACGCTTAATCATGTACTCGCCCCCGAGGGAACCGTCAGGTTGGTTTCATTGGTTAATGGAGTCACGAACACGCCATCAATCCACAAGTTGGTATAATTGAGCGAGTGTTCTAACCGCGCTAAGATTCGATCTGCCCACAGTCCCAATAATTGGGCGCTAGAAATAGCGGGTAACGCGATGATCAGACCAATCGCGGTAGTTCGCATGGCAAGTCCTAATCCGTCGGCGAGAATATTTGGAGTGATAGAGCCTGTGGTTGCGGCAACACTTTTGAACATATCAATGAGACCAAGAACGGTACCTAAAAGGCCGAATAGTGGGCTGATCATGCCTATTAAGCCAAGGATCTTCAGCCCAGAACGTAACTTATAACGTTTTTCTTGCAGCCATAAGCCAGCCACATCTTCACGTAGAGCCTTGTTGATATGACGGTGCGATAAAAGCATCGCGTTTCCCTTCGCAGATAAAGCGCGACGTTTTCTAAGTGAATCAACCAGTGAATCAATGCCAGATCCGTTCGTGGGATCGAGTTGAGATAATGATTTACGGATGGAATTGTGTGAGCAGCCTGAATAAATCAACAACTGAATCGTACGCTCAAGTAAGAGTGCGAGGGTGATGACTGAACAGCACAATAGAGGCAAGGCGACAATGCCGAGCTGCGAATACAAATGTGAAAAGTTGAACATGTTGTTTCCAATACTACTTATTTAAAGAAAATCGAACAGGGATCTGCACTCTGTGTGCAATAGCTTGTCCATCAATAACTTGGGGAGAAAATTGCCAGCCACGGATCGCCTTAAGTGCAGCTTCATCTAGAATTGGGGTCCCTGAAGAGGTCACCAACTGTTGTTTGACCTGTTTTCCGTGCTCGTTAAGCCAAATCTCATATAAAGCCGTTCCTTGAATCCCTTTACGCTGTGCAATACGAGGGTAACGAGGTGCTTTTGGTCGCTTTAGAAAGCTAGGTTTGGTGATTAGCTGCGGCTTTTCTGTTGCGCCAGATTTAGAGGCGACTGGTTTTGCTTCAGTTTGCGGTTCAGTGACTTTTTTCTCAGTCTTGACTGTTTTTTGGTTTGGTTCAGCAGTCTGTTTTTTTGAAACTACCTTCTCAGTTTTAACGACCTTCTGTTCAACGACAGGCTTTTTTGTCGTGGTCTTTTTGGGTGGTAGAGGTTTCTTAGTCTTAACAGATTTGCTTTTATTCAGTTTAGGTTTAGTTGCTTCCGTTTTCACCGATTCAGCTTTAACTGTTTCAGGTGTCTTGGATTGTGGGCTCGGAGTAGATGCAGGGGCGACAGGTCTACTTTGGGATACGAGCTTGATATTAACTTGCGAAGACTGGCTTCCAACAGGCATGGCAAAAGCTTGTTTCTCTGGAGTAGCCCAAATCACAGCGGTATGAATGACAAGTGATATGCTTGCGGCTGTAAGATAACGAAAGTTAAGCACGAAGAGCTCCGTTTAAAATAAATCAATGCTATTGGGATTATTATAAACAGAATAAGAATGAGATCAATTATCAATTGCATTATCATTAAAAAATAATTTATGATAACGACAATGACGAAGCTCTTAGCAGTAAAGAGCGAGACAATTAGATAGAACCTCATGAGCAAACAAATAGATTTAAGCCAATTACCTACGAGTATATTAGGAAAAAGTACGCCTGAACCACTGCTTTTTTCCTTTGATCGAAAATCCTCAGCGCATGCAGGTAGTGGTGCTATCCCCATTAAACCAAATGAGTTTAAACCACGATTTTCAAGCGCATTATCTGAAACGGTAAACATCAGTAAAAATCGATGTTTATATGTCCATATTCCATTTTGTCGTGTGCGTTGCACATATTGCAATTTTTTCCAACACGCCTCGAGCAAGCAACTGGTTGAAGATTACTTTGAAGCGCTAATGATTGAGCTTGAATGGAAAGCAAAACAACCTTGGACTCAAGCGGCGCCATTTCATGCTGTATACATTGGTGGTGGTACGCCTACGGACTTAACTGCGACTCAAATTGAAAGACTAGGGAAGAGGATTCAACAGCTTTTCCCCTTAACAACGGATTGCGAAATGACATTAGAAGGGCGAATTAACCGCTTCGACGATGAAATGTTCGATAAATCTCTTGAAGGAGGCTTCAATCGTTTCTCATTTGGTGTGCAGAGTTTTAATTCCAAAGTAAGGCGAGCAGCCAAGCGACTGGATGATAAAGAGTACGTATTAAATAGAATTCAAGAATTGAGCCATTCAGATCAAGCGCCAATTGTTGTCGATTTGCTCTATGGACTACCTTTCCAAACCAATGAAATATGGCAACAAGATTTGGAGGATTTTCTTGAAACCGGGGCTCATGGGGTCGATCTTTATCAGTTAATCGAGATGGGCGGCACGCCGATGAAAGGGTTGATTGAAAAAGGAAAACTTCCGGAACCTGCATCAACAGAAGAGAAAGCTTACATGTATAAATATGGTGTTGATTTTATGAATGAACATCATCTAAATCGCTTGAGCGTGAATCACTGGGCTCGAGATAACAGAGAGCGCAGCATTTACAACAGTTTAGCCAAAACAACAGCAGAAGTATTGCCTGTCGGGTGTGGTGCCGGTGGCAATGTTGGCGGTGTTGGAATAATGCAACACAGAACACTCGATGGCTATATTGACTCGATCAAAGCGGGAGAGATGCCAATCGCAATGATGACTCAATCAGCAGCTTCATCTGATCTCTATTCTATGATCAAAGCTGGATTTGACCGTGGTGTGCTGTCTAGGCGATTACTGCTTCAACATGCACCACAAGACCTGTTCAGTTACCTCATGCCACTTTTTTTACACTGGCAGAAAAATGGTTTGGTGAAAGTCAGTAACGATTATTTAAGCTTGACCTTAGCCGGTGAGTTTTGGGCAGTAACGCTGGCGCAAGGCGTTATTTCAGCATTAGCGAACGTCAATGTTCGTGCCGCATAAATTGATTTAAGAGTATTAACCGTGAATAAAGACGTACTAGAGTTATTGAAACAAGAACCTTCTTTGCTACCAAGTGATATTGCAAAGCAGTTAGATATTTCAGAAGCCGAAGTTGTTAAGTCATTGCCTGAAGAGATGGTGACAATGATTGAAGGTGGCGAGGCACAAAACATTTTGGAAGGTTTAGTAGGTTTTGGTGATGTTACGACGATCATTCATTCCTTCGGCTCAATTTTTGAAGTAAAAGCACCGTTTCCAAAAGGAAAAGTGGCACACGGCTACTACAATTTGATGGGGAGAAACGGGGAACTTCATGGCCATTTAAAGCTGGATCTAGTGTCAGATATCGCTTTAGTCAGTAAGCCATTTAGAGGAACAGAGAGCCATTACTTCGGTTTCTTTAATGAGGGTGGTGATTCGATATTTAAAATTTATCTAGGTCGCGATAAAAAACGTCAACTTCTTCCAGAACAGATCAGCGCATTTACATTACTTAAACAAAAATACA
It encodes:
- the hutX gene encoding heme utilization cystosolic carrier protein HutX encodes the protein MNKDVLELLKQEPSLLPSDIAKQLDISEAEVVKSLPEEMVTMIEGGEAQNILEGLVGFGDVTTIIHSFGSIFEVKAPFPKGKVAHGYYNLMGRNGELHGHLKLDLVSDIALVSKPFRGTESHYFGFFNEGGDSIFKIYLGRDKKRQLLPEQISAFTLLKQKYK
- the hutW gene encoding heme anaerobic degradation radical SAM methyltransferase ChuW/HutW, with product MSKQIDLSQLPTSILGKSTPEPLLFSFDRKSSAHAGSGAIPIKPNEFKPRFSSALSETVNISKNRCLYVHIPFCRVRCTYCNFFQHASSKQLVEDYFEALMIELEWKAKQPWTQAAPFHAVYIGGGTPTDLTATQIERLGKRIQQLFPLTTDCEMTLEGRINRFDDEMFDKSLEGGFNRFSFGVQSFNSKVRRAAKRLDDKEYVLNRIQELSHSDQAPIVVDLLYGLPFQTNEIWQQDLEDFLETGAHGVDLYQLIEMGGTPMKGLIEKGKLPEPASTEEKAYMYKYGVDFMNEHHLNRLSVNHWARDNRERSIYNSLAKTTAEVLPVGCGAGGNVGGVGIMQHRTLDGYIDSIKAGEMPIAMMTQSAASSDLYSMIKAGFDRGVLSRRLLLQHAPQDLFSYLMPLFLHWQKNGLVKVSNDYLSLTLAGEFWAVTLAQGVISALANVNVRAA